In Silene latifolia isolate original U9 population chromosome X, ASM4854445v1, whole genome shotgun sequence, the following proteins share a genomic window:
- the LOC141620851 gene encoding uncharacterized protein LOC141620851, which translates to MGKALTITQLFKRKIGEISRNETNEQTTTMPTNMSDESQETTPLENRPAKVPRSMEPSTNSYQIVRDPGKRKQIWEYPPEKRNEIRRAYISNGPYQPVFKPKEYPKSGSDTHGRRFQASWYHKFPSWLEYSPDKDAAFCFVCFLFNKPDRHRAFTIDGFQNWKHASGKKGSFIKHLGGEPNSHHQNAEKELEDFLNQGQHIPNVYAKQTPREIANNRLRLANSINALRWLAVQGLAMRGRDESESSSNRGNFLELLKYQASFSTNVVSNRSKNATYTSPDIQIEILQILAEKVKRAIKEEIGGAPFCIIVDEAGDVSGKQQMALILRFVDNLGLVQERFFGIIHVPNTSAMTLKKEIFEVLSHYSFDMKNLRGQGYDGASNMRGKWNGLQAVVIRECPYAYFVHCFAHRLQLALVAAAKEVIPVCQFFSKLSFVINVVLASYKRVDALRNAYSREIEMLIEDGELETGVGLNQMSNLQRPGDTRWSSHLRSISSLIKLFSSSCSVLYMIIDEGETSAERAQATTTLDTMTSFEFIFILHLMKKILEVSDVLSQALQRKSQDILNSLHLVESTKVLLQKLRDDGWESLLAEVVSFCERRNIELPDMNSIYIERGGRARRQHDEITIANHYRRNVFCVAIDKQLHELNYRFNEKSVELLTLSCALEPRASRHVFKIDDICHLVHQFYPEDFTDVEKEELRVQLCHYEVDLSRQQDLENLSTISDLSQWLVSTGKLNIYPLIFQLTKLLLTLPVSTASAERAFSSMNIVKNTRRNKMEADFFESCMIIYIEREIAKTFSTDSIIDTFRDLKERKVLL; encoded by the coding sequence ATGGGAAAAGCACTTACAATTACCCAGCTTTTTAAGAGAAAAATTGGTGAAATTTCAAGAAATGAGACAAATGAACAAACAACCACCATGCCTACTAATATGTCTGATGAAAGTCAAGAGACTACACCTCTTGAAAATAGACCTGCAAAAGTTCCGCGATCTATGGAGCCTTCAACTAATTCTTACCAAATTGTACGAGATCCCGGAAAGCGTAAGCAAATATGGGAATATCCACCCGAAAAGCGAAACGAAATCAGACGAGCCTATATTTCAAATGGTCCATATCAACCAGTATTTAAGCCAAAAGAATATCCTAAATCGGGCTCGGATACTCACGGTCGTCGATTTCAAGCATCATGGTATCATAAATTTCCGTCATGGTTAGAATATTCCCCGGACAAAGATGCTGCATTTTGCTTTGTCTGTTTTTTGTTTAATAAGCCAGATCGTCATAGAGCTTTTACCATTGATGGCTTTCAAAATTGGAAACATGCCTCCGGAAAAAAAGGTTCTTTTATTAAACATTTGGGTGGTGAACCAAATTCACATCATCAAAATGCAGAAAAAGAGCTGGAAGATTTTCTTAATCAAGGGCAACACATACCAAATGTATATGCTAAGCAAACACCTAGAGAAATTGCTAACAATAGGCTAAGACTTGCAAATTCTATTAACGCATTACGATGGCTAGCTGTGCAAGGATTGGCAATGAGAGGTCGGGATGAAAGTGAAAGTTCAAGTAATCGGGGAAATTTTCTTGAACTTCTAAAATACCAGGCTTCATTTAGCACTAACGTGGTTAGTAATCGTTCGAAGAATGCCACTTACACCTCACCAGACATACAAATAGAAATTTTACAGATTTTGGCAGAGAAAGTAAAACGAGCAATTAAAGAGGAAATTGGTGGAGCGCCCTTTTGTATTATTGTTGATGAAGCAGGAGATGTATCTGGGAAGCAACAGATGGCCCTCATTTTGAGATTTGTTGATAACCTTGGTCTAGTACAAGAGCGTTTTTTCGGTATTATTCATGTTCCAAATACTTCTGCCATGACTTTGAAAAAAGAAATATTTGAAGTTCTCTCTCATTACTCCTTTGATATGAAAAATTTACGAGGTCAGGGTTATGACGGTGCAAGCAACATGCGTGGTAAATGGAATGGCTTGCAAGCAGTGGTCATTCGAGAGTGTCCTTATGCATATTTTGTTCATTGTTTTGCTCATCGTTTGCAGCTAGCGCTTGTAGCAGCAGCAAAAGAAGTCATACCTGTTTGCCAATTTTTCTCCAAACTATCATTCGTTATAAATGTTGTTCTTGCATCTTATAAGCGAGTTGATGCGCTACGGAATGCTTATTCTCGTGAGATAGAAATGTTGATTGAAGATGGGGAACTTGAAACGGGCGTTGGGTTGAATCAAATGAGTAATTTGCAGAGACCAGGGGATACTCGTTGGAGCTCTCATTTGCGGTCTATTTCAAGCCTAATAAAACTGTTTAGTTCCAGTTGTTCAGTACTTTATATGATCATTGATGAAGGGGAAACATCAGCTGAACGTGCACAGGCAACCACTACACTTGACACAATGACTTCTTTTGAGTTTATCTTCATTTTGCATCTTATGAAGAAAATTTTAGAGGTCTCTGACGTACTTTCTCAAGCTTTGCAGCGAAAATCTCAAGATATTCTAAACTCATTGCATCTTGTTGAGAGTACAAAGGTTCTTCTACAAAAGCTAAGGGACGATGGTTGGGAATCCCTTTTAGCTGAAGTAGTCTCATTTTGTGAAAGACGCAATATAGAACTCCCTGATATGAATTCCATTTATATAGAAAGAGGAGGTCGCGCTCGCCGTCAACATGATGAAATTACAATTGCAAATCATTATCGAAGAAATGTGTTTTGTGTTGCAATTGATAAGCAACTACATGAGTTGAACTACAGGTTCAATGAGAAGTCAGTCGAGTTGCTAACTTTAAGTTGTGCTTTGGAGCCTAGAGCAAGTAGACACGTTTTCAAGATAGATGATATTTGTCATCTTGTCCATCAATTTTATCCCGAGGATTTTACAGATGTTGAGAAGGAGGAACTAAGAGTACAACTGTGTCATTATGAGGTTGATTTATCTCGACAACAGGATCTTGAGAACCTTTCTACCATTTCCGATTTGAGTCAATGGCTGGTGAGTACTGGAAAATTGAACATCTACCCGCTTATTTTCCAACTAACAAAACTTTTGTTGACTCTCCCAGTATCTACAGCAAGCGCTGAAAGAGCTTTCTCATCGATGAATATAGTTAAGAACACTCGCCGAAATAAGATGGAAGCGGATTTTTTCGAGAGTTGTATGATTATCTACATTGAACGAGAGATAGCAAAAACATTTAGCACTGACTCAATTATAGATACCTTTCGAGACTTGAAAGAACGGAAAGTTCTCTTATAG